Sequence from the Bufo bufo chromosome 10, aBufBuf1.1, whole genome shotgun sequence genome:
tagtctctcttcctcctcccccagcagtatggatagtatatcttcctcctcccccagcagtatggatagtctctcttccttctcccccagcagtatggatagtctctctttctcctcccccagcagtatggatagtctctttccccccagcagtatggatagtctctcttcctccagcagtatggagagtctctcttcctcttcccccagcagtatggatagtctctcttcctcctcccccagcagtatggatagtctctcttcctcctccccagcagtatggatagtctctcttcgtcctcccccagcagtatggatagtctctcttcctcctcccccagcagtatggatagtctctcttcctcctcccccagcagtatggataatctctcttcctcctcccccagcagtatggatagtctctcttcctcctcccgcAGCAGTATGGATAATCTatcttcctcctcccccagcaGTACGgatagtctctcttcctcctcccccagcagtatggatagtctctcttcctcctcccccagcagtatggataaTCTTTCTTCCTCCTCCCGAAGCAGTATGgatagtctctcttcctcctcccccagcaatatggatagtctctcttcctctccccccagcagtatggatagtTTTCTTCCTCCCCCAGTTGTAGGTGTTTCTGGGGCCTTTGGTTTAGCATCTCTATCCCATTTAATGCTTTTGATTGGCTGATTTCTAGGCCCAGGCAGATGCACCTCTCTGTTTCTGTAAGTGGGCTGTTGAGCAGGAGGGAATTGTGCCTGGCTGATATTTTATTCTTCCCTTCTGAAACACCATGATGTTAGTTTTCTTTGGGTTCATGGGTAGTAAGGGCATGGTGCTGAATTTCTCGAGGATCTGCAGGTTGTCTTCAAGACCTTTCATAGTTGGTTATAGTAGCAGAAGATGATATGAATATAGCAGAAATGTCACCTTGGTGTAAGGTGAGACCTGGCCCATATCTATATTGGCATAGTCTACCACACTTTTGCCTACATTGTAGTTTAGAGTACTCGTTAGTATGGTGCCACTGTTCTCAGCGTTCCAGCGTCGGCGGCTTGTGGGATGGCAATTCAAGACCATTTCTCTGTATGGCAATTCGTTGCTACCACTGCTCTGTGTATCCTTGCCCTAGTTTCTTGTGGGTGTGAAGGGTTATATGGTGCTTGCTTCTCTTTCCTGCAGTATTGACTCTTGCTTTCTGTGTGTATCGGTGAGCTCCTTGCTGTTTGTGTGCACCTGCATGTGTTTTGGGCTGATGAGCTCCACTATATGTTCTGTCTATCCCCCCCTTGGCTGAACATCACCCATATTAGTATCTGCTTCTGCTCAGTCCCTGTCAGTCTGTATGTCCTTTGTGGTGTGTCTCAGCCTGCGTTGCTGCTGTATTCAGTCTGTGTTTCGCCGCTCGTttggtctcaggttagttagtTCAGGTTAGTTCTTTATCTTTTAGTCTGGTATTTCAGCTTAGTTTCAAGGTTGCCTGTGTTTAGTTTGCTATTTGGACTCTGGGCCTGCGTATTATGTGCCTGTTCAGActatgcctgtgattttggtgctTTTTTTAGTTCCTGGGGCTCCAGGTGCTTGCACCAGAGTTTCAGGTCCAGAGGGTCAGCTGCCAAGCATACTGGGACCATCCTGGGAGGTAGTAGTCTGGTCTGTAACCCGTAGCGAAGTCCACATCCCTGGCcagaggttaaagggtgaataccgggGAGGCGTGAGAATAACGCCCTTCGGGTTTGAGCCAATTTCAAACTGGTTACTTGACACAGCGATCCGTAGCAGTAGGTCTTCCTAAAGATTCACCATTAAGGCAGCTGTTGAGTATGTAAAGTCTTGTTCAGTAGGGTTGTAGTGGAATCCATTGGCAGCATTTAGCTTAGTGCCAAGTAAAGAGCGCAGCTTGGTCTGAGATGGTGACAAACATTTACACAACTTTGCTGGGAATACATGAGATTAAAGTCGCCAGCATGGTCGATTTCAGGTCAGCCAGTTTAACCTGGCATGTTGCTGGTAGGAAGGTTAGTGTGATCCCACAGACAGTGCGGCCGATCACTGTCTCGTTTGTTTGGCCAACTTTACATTCATTTTGAATTCTGTGATAAATCCATCTAAAGAGATGAGACGTAAGTATATGGAGATAGGAGAGCGGGAGGAGTGAGCTGCAGAGAGGCACAGAGTGAGAGACTGGTGAGCTAATATTAGGCGTTATATCTCACATGCTTTATTCACATCAGTACTGTTCAGTGCTCCTCTATAAAGACCTATAGGGTGCATCTGTGtgagcattggggagcacagtctcCTGCTTTCTCCATGTGCATAGCAGCTAGATTCCACCCAGGGCAGGGACACATCAGAATTTGAGATGCAGAGAGGAAACACCTGCTGAAAATGCCGGATACAAGTCATGTATACAGTTATTCTTCATGTACACACACATGGCCGCTTATTCTGCAAAGTTATCTGAAATGTTCCATGAAGCCTAAGCTTAGTAGAACCTTCCCCCTGAACAGATGAGATGTCTTCTCCATGTGGTCACAGTGTGTATAATGTAATGAATCCTGTGCCATCTGCtgctgtttaataacttttaggaAGAGGACACGATGTAGGAATGAATCAAGATGAATCGGCTGGCTGTCAGATGATGCTTTATGGCTCAGGCGTTCTTTCATTCTTGTACTTGCCGTTTTCCTGTCCCAGCTCTATTAATAGGCTCCCTCCGATGTGGAACGTGTCGTCGTAAATGAGCGATCATCTTGTTTGCTTCATATGTAGGTCAAGTATATAAATGCCGCCATAAACAAGAGTGAGATGAAAGTGCGTCCCATTCTGCACCGGCGTTTTGATCTTACAAATCAGATTGTAGATTtcacaaaaattattttagaaAGTCGGGTGATTTGGTTCATGTTTGTAGATTGTCACGGCTTCTAGGAGGCAGGACATGTGCTGCTGGATGTAATTCCATCACTTGCTATGAGGACGGGGAGCATATCAATGAGTGAGGCTTAGACTCTAATATCTGGAAGTATCCTGTGTCCTTGTGTGATGAGGAAAAATGCTGCAACTGTGGGGGTGGCATAAGATGGGCTCCGCAATGGTCCCATGGCAGCTGTGCTCCTGACTGGCTTCATCCTTCCATCCATGCAATGAGCACAAGTTAATCCAGCCCAGGAGAACAACTGGGTGCTTTCACCTCCGCATTGGAAATGTTTGCAGATCAGTCAAACCCCATCTGTCATGGGCAGGTAGATGTTGAAAACCAGGCCTGCTCTATAACAGATGGTTGACCACGGTTGCTGCTCATGATCCTAGCAGGATATAAGGTTGATGACAGTAATGTCCAGATTTTTTCCTCTAACTGAACATCACGTAGCAAGGAATGAATACTCAAGATGAAAGGAGACTTCAGTTTTTGATAattatgggtgtttttttttaatcaatacgTTTGGCTGTTACTGAATGAATGAAATGTGGAGGAGCCGGCAACGTTCTGATGATTGTGCTCGATGGCCGCAAATAATGTAGGGATGCGCACGTGACAGAATGCACAGACTATGGCAGATGTAGGGCATAGACCAACTTCAGGGAAATGGGCCAAGACTGTCCAAATATGTATCGAGACTAGAGTCAGTGCAAGATATATGGCCAGACACAAAACCTAAAGAACTGAGATAGCGTTCCTCACAATCAGCTTTCACTTGGTACCAAAGAACTGCTGAGGGGCTAGTCTCTTACCATTGGGTCACTGTGAGAAGACCCACATAGAACAATGTCACAGGCAAACGGCCAAACAAAAACCAAGCTTGTCATTCCATATGAATCAGTAAACGAGGTGACACCAAGTCCAGATGTATTCCATACTACTTAGTCTGAACTGGTTCATGGAAAACACaagttaggctgctttcacatctgcgtcGGGAGCTCCGTCACAGGTTTCTCTCCACTATTTAACGAATTCTAACGGATGCCCTCAGAATCAATGGGGTCTGTCCGGCTTCGTATGTGCCGACACgtcctataatggagcagaagaaCCTAAATAACCAGCgtggatgtgaaagtagcctcagaggCCTTGAACCTGGAAGGTAGGTGAATTGGACGGATGTCTGGGGTCACTGGGCAGAGGTTACCTTCTGGATTACAGgacgttgtgtgtgtgtgtgagaagtGTGATTATGCCGAAATATGTGATATTTTATGCTCACATCCTTCTGCTTTTTGTTTTGACAGTACGTGGCATTTGCCTCCCTCTTCTTTATTCTGGTTTCCATCACCACCTTCTGCCTGGAGACTCATGAACTATTTAACCCCATTGTGAACAAAACTGAAACGGAAATCATTGGGAACGAAACGCATCAGCGCTTTTACTTGGCATCAGAGACAGAAGccttcctgacttacattgaaggaGTCTGCGTGGTCTGGTTTACATTTGAGTTCCTGATGAGGATTACCTTCTGCCCGAACAAGGTGGAATTTGTCAAAAACACTTTAAACATCATTGACTTTGTGGCCATTCTTCCTTTCTATCTGGAGGTTGGACTTAGTGGCCTGTCTTCCAAAGCTGCTAAGGATGTCTTGGGCTTCTTACGAGTTGTCCGATTTGTGCGAATTCTTCGGATTTTCAAGCTGACAAGGCACTTTGTTGGTCTAAGGGTTCTTGGGCATACTCTTCGTGCCAGCACAAATGAATTCCTGCTGCTCATCATATTTTTGGCATTGGGAGTTTTAATTTTTGCCACAATGATCTATTATGCTGAGAGAATAGGTGCTAATCCCAACGATCCCAGTGCCAGTGAACATACACATTTCAAAAATATCCCTATCGGCTTCTGGTGGGCTGTTGTCACCATGACCACGCTCGGCTACGGCGACATGTATCCTCAGACGTGGTCTGGCATGCTGGTGGGAGCCCTGTGCGCTCTTGCTGGGGTGCTGACTATTGCTATGCCAGTACCTGTCATTGTGAACAATTTCGGAATGTATTATTCCTTAGCTATGGCTAAGCAGAAGCTaccaaagaagaaaaagaagcatATCCCACGCCCTCCCCAACTGGGCTCCCCCAATTATTGTAAATCTGTTGTAAATTCTCCACATCACAGCACTCAGAGCGACACTTGCCCGCTCGCACAAGAAGAAATGTTAGACGTGAACCGAGCAGGTAGGAAACCACTTCGAGGAATGTCTATTTGATCGTCGTCCTCCGTTCCTTTTAGAGAATGAAGTTAAACGTCTTAACGCAAATGCATAGGGCATTAACCCATTGATGGTCCCGGACCACACAGCCTGAGTATGTGTGAGGTGGGACGTGTGAGATGTGCCAGTAGAGGGTCTTCCCAAGTATTGGGGTGGTTAACCCTTGTTTCACTGAGTAGCAAGGATTCACATTCTTTGCTGTTTGGAAGATAATAATGAAATGCTGGACGGGAGATTCCTGGACCATCGATCTGATCACACGTTAACTGGTGGAGCTCTGAGTTCAGCTCCAATCTTCTAGGTTTGATGAAACTGCCGCTCCATAGATACAAAAGACGAAACTCGGAGGGGAAGTTCATCAAAGTGCTAAACACAAGTCGTTATTAGAGCTGAAATGTAGTTCTGTAGGAAGCGTCCCTTCTAGCATGTCAGAGCGTCCCTCATCGACAGCATCTTAGGTCTTTATTAGTGAAGAATCTTTATGGATTGGGTGAATATGTAGAGCGGGAACAGACCAGAATGCATCACTGTGTGACAATCTGAGCCGGAGTATAAAGGGTGGTATCCCATGGCTAGTGGTCGCTCTTTGGGTTTATCTCAGTTTTATGAGATGTCTTCTGCATCTAACACTGGGGCTTTGATGATTTCACCCCGCTCTCTACCTCCACCCATGGAATATTAGTGGTATTAATATGCCAGGGTACCATTTGACTAGATAATTAGTGACCAATACAGGCTGGAGATATTACAGGACACCAGTTTATCTTTGCAGGGTCCACGGTGATTATTTGGGGATGGACGGGAGGCGTTGACATTACTATTAAACAATCCATGAAGCCGTTCAGCAGCGCGGGGGCCGACATTCGTCAGTCATTCGTTCGTCTTCTATGTGCATGCTGCCCCATAAGAGAATGTCTGGCCCTGACATGAACGGCTTCCAGGATCTCCTGGATGGAGGTCATCAGCACAAGTCCATGTGGGGACTCCTTGTTTTCTCACATCATTCATGTCACCCCCTGTCTGCATGTCATCTCTTTGTTTTCTGGCCACACTTCAGAGGTATTACTGACGTCAGCCTGCAGCTCGTGTCATGGAAACAGAACCAGCCCTTCTGAGGGAGCGTCGGCCGTGTCAGCAGACATGGCAGCATCTCATCTTACATAACTGTTTACTATGTCATGAGCATGAATATCACCACCTATGGTAGAGCTCATCACAACATCACGTGGACTGTTCATGTCTACGTGTGATCTGAGGACCTCCCTGTCGTGGGCAGAACATTAGCCTCCGTTTAAGTAACAGCCGCCGGCCTTTTCCATCGGGGCGCTCTGCCTCCCCTCAGAGGCCACGGATAGTGGGTAGAGGAATATGGGTGTTCATCAGAAGTCTGGAGGTGCACCTGCATGAATTGTCCACGGCCACAGAGTGCACCGAGGAGCAGCAAGTGGAAGGGACACAGCGTTAGGTCAAAAGGCTTGAATCAATTAGCAAGGGTCACGCCAAGATGGAAAAGCTTAGAGAGAGACGTGTTGGTGGTGTAGGCAGGAGTCCAACCCTAGAGATGCACACTGGATGTCCAGTAAGAGACTGGAATGAGGTCTCTTGCTGGTAAATCGGGGGGAGAGGGGAGCAGAAAGAGGCGCCGAGCCTCTGGCCATGAGACATTCAGAGTAAGAGCTGTAGACGTGAGGCCACCGGTCTCAGCAGGAGATGTGTCCAAAGGTGACTCTCCGTAACTGTCAGTGCACACCCGACCAAAAACGCTGGGGAACTGATGAGAGCAGTGACCCTCGACTCTTCAGGGAGATGATTCCCCTTCTAATAATCTCAGTGAGAAGCCATAACCATGTCCGATGGGAAGAGTAATCCTTATCTATACAGCCCACACCAGGGGTGACCGGAGCAGGGAGGAAAGCAGAGGAGAAGTCATCAGGACTGACCCTGAATGGAGGGAGGACTGGAGAAGGAATAGAATTCTAGTTGCTGGAAGTGGTGGTTGTGCTACAGAGACATCCAAAAGATAATGGAACAGAGCTCAGGAAGAGCACAGTAAGGACCGCGAGCAGCAGTCTGGACGTGTAGGCCTGATAATTATAATGAATAGATTTACTGAGAGACCACTGCTCCCATCATCCAGCAGACGGCACGAAGCTGGACTATTGGAATAAGAAGCATTCTTTACATTTCTAGCTTCGTCCTATTCTGTGAGGACAGCGGTGGAACAAGCACGTCtgtaagggccagttcacacaggAATGCAACCAGCCTGTAATTAGCGCAGATCAATCAGACAGCAAGCCAGACCGTGCTCCCTTACCTGCTGCAGTCATTGCTGGAGTGTTCCGATaacgtatgtacacagtgactgcaccagcagaatagtgagtccagctctggagtataatacaggctgtaactcaggatcagtacaggataagtaatgtatgtgcacagtgactgcaccagcagaatagtgagtgcagctctggagtataatacaggatgtaactccggatcagtacaggataagtaatgtatgtacaaagtgactgcaccagcagaatagtgagtccagctctggagtataatacaggctgtaactcaggatcagtacaggataagtaatgtatgtgcacagtgactgcaccagcagaatagtgagtgcagctctggagtataatacaggatgtaactcaggatctgtacaggataagtaatgtatgtacacagtgactgcaccagcagactagtgagtccagctctggagtataatacaggatgtaactcaggatcagtacaggataagtaatgtgtgtacacagtgactgcaccagcagaatagtgagtccagctctggagtataatacaggatgtaactcaggatcagtacaggataagtaatgtatgtacacagtgactccaccagcagaatagtgagtgcagctctggagtataatacaggatgtaactcaggatcagtacaggataagtcatgtatgtacacatagctgcaccagcagaatagtgagtgcagctctggagtataatacaggatgtaactcaggatcagtacaggataagtaatgtatgtacacagagactgcaccagcagaatagtgagtgcagctctggagtataatacaggatgtaactcaggatcagtacaggataagtaatgtatgtacacagtgactgcaccagcagaatagtgagtgcagctctggagtataatacaggatgtaactcaggatcagtacaggataagtaatgtatgtacacagtgactgtaccagcagaatagtgagtgcagctctggagtataatacaggatgtaactcaggatcagtacaggataagtaatgtatgtacacagtgactgcaccagcagaattgagagtgcagctctggaggataatacaggatgtaactcaggatcagtacaggataagtaatgtatgtacacagtgactgcaccagcagaatagtgagtgcagctctggagtataatacaggatgtaactcagaatcagtacaggataagtaatgtatgtacacagtgactgcaccagcagaatagtgagtgcagctctggagtataatacaggatgtaactcaggatcagtacaggataagtaatgtatgtacacactgactccaccagcagaatagtgagtgcagctctggagtataatacaggatgtacctcaggatcagtacaggataagtaatgtatttacacagtgactgcaccagcagaatagagagtgcagctctggagtataatacaggatgtaactcaggatcagtacaggataagtaatgtatgtacacagtgactgcaccagcagaatagtgagtgcagctctggagtataatacaggatgtaactcaggatcagtaatgtatgtacacagtgactgcaccagcagattaTCAAATATATAGAAGTAATGTGAAAttgattaaaggctatgtacacatgaAGCAATTTTCTTGTGATTtcttttaacttatttttggctaaaattcatatttttaattggcctttattataaatattaagCCATtctatcacaaagggttaactgtgtgactggtactctcactttgtgccagtcatctaataaaccttatttgTAAACTAAATAATGTCATAaagacttatttaagccacattcttatcagtaagataaggacagAGCGTTTATAAtgtgagagagcagagataaggagcccgtctgctcctccgatgacggaaaagacaaagaattcacaggcagctagtagagcatctgAGCTCTGTACAAAGAAAAGGACTCGATATTGTTAATAAAAAACAATTGAAAAAGTGATTTTACGGTAactcaaaataagtataatgcaataataaaaaaattgcccccaaaggtgtgtgtacatagcctttaacttttAGCTGCTTAAAATGTAGGCATTTCCTATTTATCTACAGtatctcatctctctctctctcatctacagtgcatttggaaagtctaaggcctctttgacatgggcgagttttccgcgcggttgCATtgagtgaggtgaacgcattgcacccgcactgaatccggacccattcattttaatggggctgtgcacattagcagtgattttcactcatcacttgtgcattgcgtgaaaatcgcagcatgttctatattgtgcgtttttccctcaatacaggccccatagaagtgaatggggctgcgtgaaaatcgcaagtatccgcaagcaagtgtgaatgcggtgcgattttcacgcatggttgctaggtggcgat
This genomic interval carries:
- the KCNC1 gene encoding potassium voltage-gated channel subfamily C member 1, with the translated sequence MGQGDDTDRIVINVGGTRHQTYRSTLRTLPGTRLAWLADPDAHGHFDYDPQVAEFFFDRHPGVFAHILNYYRTGKLHCPADVCGPLYEEELAFWGIDETDVEPCCWMTYRQHRDAEEALDSFGGGPVDLGGDDSADGEDELELGGRLSDCPEGKSGGGGGPWRRWRPRVWALFEDPYSSRSARYVAFASLFFILVSITTFCLETHELFNPIVNKTETEIIGNETHQRFYLASETEAFLTYIEGVCVVWFTFEFLMRITFCPNKVEFVKNTLNIIDFVAILPFYLEVGLSGLSSKAAKDVLGFLRVVRFVRILRIFKLTRHFVGLRVLGHTLRASTNEFLLLIIFLALGVLIFATMIYYAERIGANPNDPSASEHTHFKNIPIGFWWAVVTMTTLGYGDMYPQTWSGMLVGALCALAGVLTIAMPVPVIVNNFGMYYSLAMAKQKLPKKKKKHIPRPPQLGSPNYCKSVVNSPHHSTQSDTCPLAQEEMLDVNRADSKLNGEVAKAALANEDCPHIDQTITPDEGLSFTQSSTREKGRPYFLLSPEEFPSPPDGGVRKGMFLQRASCHC